The following are encoded in a window of Persicobacter psychrovividus genomic DNA:
- a CDS encoding alginate export family protein: MIKSLTLLFSLGLLLLSSPVLAQFKLGLEVRPRSEYRNGFKTLNAEQRSAAFFTEQRTRIYAGYSGDDIDIVVSLQDVRIWGATDQIYKSDPSLTNIHMAYARYHMSPKWAIAAGRMELNYDNARIFGNLAWAQQSRSHDLAQLTFSDSTFQVHVGAAFNQSADTPEFKKVNGTYYNGNNYKTMQYAWLHKDFSKLSASLLLINAGVQNGPDSAASVSFKQTSGGILNYKISKSLKLTAEGYYQSGSLSEEQYINAYMLAGSIGYKVSSGLKVDVGIDYLSGTDSQAGGKTVQAFSPDYGTNHKFYGFMDYFYVGNPHGNVGLKDYYIKGTYKPAKKITTLAHVHFFNAAAPIYTGEGSVTASSSLGTEFDLVLVYAFNKAFNIKAGYSQLFATESMEYLKKGDASSTNNWAWMMLTFKPKLTKL, translated from the coding sequence ATGATAAAGTCTTTAACACTACTATTCAGTCTTGGATTACTATTACTTAGCTCTCCGGTCCTTGCCCAGTTCAAGCTTGGCCTGGAAGTTCGCCCACGAAGCGAATACCGTAATGGTTTCAAGACCCTGAACGCCGAACAGCGATCAGCAGCCTTTTTCACCGAGCAGCGTACCCGCATTTATGCAGGTTATAGCGGAGACGATATCGACATCGTGGTTTCGCTTCAGGATGTTCGGATTTGGGGTGCCACGGATCAGATTTACAAATCGGACCCATCACTGACCAACATTCACATGGCTTATGCCCGTTATCACATGAGTCCGAAATGGGCCATTGCTGCCGGACGTATGGAACTGAATTATGACAATGCCAGAATCTTTGGAAACCTGGCCTGGGCACAGCAGTCCCGCAGTCATGATCTTGCACAGTTAACCTTCAGCGATTCAACATTCCAGGTACATGTCGGTGCCGCCTTCAACCAGTCTGCCGACACGCCGGAATTCAAAAAGGTTAATGGAACCTACTACAATGGCAACAACTACAAGACCATGCAATATGCCTGGTTGCATAAGGATTTCAGCAAATTGAGTGCCTCTTTACTGTTGATCAATGCGGGTGTACAAAACGGCCCAGACTCTGCGGCTTCGGTAAGCTTCAAGCAAACCAGTGGTGGTATTCTGAACTACAAAATCAGCAAATCATTGAAATTAACCGCTGAGGGCTACTATCAGTCGGGTTCATTGAGTGAAGAACAATATATTAATGCCTATATGCTCGCCGGTTCCATCGGCTACAAAGTTAGTAGCGGACTGAAGGTCGATGTGGGGATCGATTACCTTTCGGGAACGGACTCCCAGGCCGGCGGCAAAACGGTTCAAGCTTTCTCGCCAGACTACGGTACCAACCACAAGTTTTATGGCTTCATGGATTACTTCTATGTCGGTAACCCGCATGGCAACGTTGGCCTGAAGGACTACTATATTAAAGGAACCTACAAGCCGGCGAAGAAAATTACAACCCTTGCACATGTGCACTTTTTCAATGCTGCAGCACCGATTTACACCGGTGAAGGTTCAGTAACCGCTTCCAGCTCGCTGGGAACAGAATTTGACCTTGTGCTCGTTTATGCCTTCAATAAAGCATTCAACATTAAAGCGGGCTATTCGCAGCTTTTCGCTACTGAAAGCATGGAATACCTGAAAAAAGGCGACGCTTCCTCGACCAACAACTGGGCGTGGATGATGCTGACCTTCAAACCAAAATTGACCAAGCTGTAA
- the cobA gene encoding uroporphyrinogen-III C-methyltransferase gives MTAPKLTLIGAGPGDPDLLTIKGMKALESADVVLYDALCNTALLNYAPADCPKIFVGKRAGHHSLDQQAINALILKLSKSHQHIVRLKGGDPLVFGRGFEELIVAQQAQITFEVIPGVSCINGVTGSNIIPLTHRGLVRSFTVVTGTTCKGLISEDLNHAAKGSGTVAVLMGIKKLAEIIAIFKAAREDCPIAIIENGSLPNQRILRGQLSTIVEQATKENIQNPALIVIGEVVALQDMLTTPEVLRLSEAG, from the coding sequence ATGACTGCTCCAAAACTAACACTTATAGGTGCCGGCCCTGGCGACCCCGATTTACTGACGATCAAAGGCATGAAAGCCCTGGAATCGGCGGATGTAGTATTATATGACGCCCTATGCAATACTGCCCTGCTCAATTACGCACCTGCGGATTGCCCAAAAATATTTGTTGGAAAACGAGCAGGTCACCATTCACTGGACCAGCAGGCGATCAACGCCCTTATCCTGAAGCTCAGCAAAAGCCACCAGCATATTGTAAGGTTGAAAGGTGGCGACCCTTTGGTGTTTGGACGCGGATTCGAAGAACTCATCGTTGCCCAGCAAGCCCAGATCACTTTTGAGGTCATTCCGGGTGTCAGTTGTATTAATGGCGTAACCGGCAGCAATATCATCCCCCTAACCCACAGAGGCCTTGTCCGCAGCTTCACCGTTGTGACGGGCACCACCTGCAAAGGGCTGATCAGTGAAGACCTTAACCATGCCGCCAAAGGCTCGGGTACTGTTGCCGTACTGATGGGGATCAAAAAGCTTGCCGAGATCATTGCAATATTCAAAGCCGCCCGTGAGGATTGCCCGATCGCCATCATCGAAAATGGCAGCCTGCCCAACCAGCGAATCCTGCGCGGACAACTGAGCACCATTGTTGAACAGGCAACAAAAGAAAATATTCAGAACCCCGCATTGATTGTCATTGGGGAAGTGGTGGCATTACAGGACATGCTTACTACGCCTGAAGTATTGCGCCTGTCGGAGGCTGGTTGA
- a CDS encoding triple tyrosine motif-containing protein, translating into MPRFLTYLLLYFALFSSAYAQEKMTSSTKFSIPITPRITNFDKRDYKGENQNWDITVGNDGKVFFANTLGLLTYDGEDWNLFSTPDILHTIYYRNDTIYAGGNQFMGYFLTHNLKSGFHLIHNIEESIWKIFPIGRQMVFQAFSRFYLASPNGMLGYERLPGNITFSYPIDGKIYYQLVYGDLYSMDADGLKQKVEIPALHQFQVKSILKLQDGGLLLGTLRNGLYEWKNGQLNPINNSLNDALKAGKINKIAALPNGLFAFGTMKAGLIIATLDGQIKYHLNSTNGLPNNRIHSIEFRDGHLWLGLDDGISVINLDSPATYINDFLEQLGAVYDICQQGDDYYIATNQGVYHGRDIFKSGVPVFELMPKADGQAWKLTELDGQIWCGHNEGTFLISDGKFEQISDVPGGFDFVRSKNQPNIIYQSAYYGIAVYKKQAGKWKYWTTIDQQLKERTRNIVEQPDGSLIVSTFNDHLLQVFPAADYKSAERVVSLKQQFDLPNLSNIRVFKVGQETVVTGKHKAFSIQQDGIEPLDAPLADAHYISKPIKGKMMISRNNQLHLYDLKQQEELPLSNNFSELANHLIYKYEHINTLSDSVFAVAMSSGVAFWNMKMKDHYHQPKNVSFTKVVAENKRNGAQKIIATSGTALPDKYNTIRFTFTAFEYGEQTHYMYQLKGFNKSWQDNGLKNDCEFQNLPYGSYTFLVKEKNADTATAYDFTIHAPWYLRPVAYLLYIALLIGLFLIGYKYHKGRLLVQRKNMLIAERRMINKTRTAHQEKLKALKERQLQEEIKAKNNELSKLLIQDSKKKEIIANLQHQLTELRDNKKPLKIRDIEKLDNIIHESFDEKKDWLVFESAFSETHEHFFKRLQAKHPNLTTEDLKLCAYLKVNLTTKELAPIFNITPKSVELKRYRLRKKLSLEKGQSLKDYIVNL; encoded by the coding sequence ATGCCCAGATTCTTAACATACCTCTTGCTCTATTTTGCACTTTTCAGCAGTGCCTATGCGCAGGAAAAAATGACCTCCTCTACAAAATTCTCTATTCCCATAACCCCGAGAATTACAAATTTTGATAAACGTGACTATAAAGGAGAAAATCAAAACTGGGACATTACGGTGGGCAATGATGGCAAGGTTTTTTTCGCCAACACCCTCGGGCTGCTGACCTACGATGGCGAGGACTGGAATTTATTCAGCACGCCAGATATTCTGCATACAATCTACTATCGCAACGACACCATCTATGCAGGAGGCAACCAATTTATGGGCTACTTCCTGACCCATAACCTAAAAAGTGGCTTCCACCTGATTCATAATATTGAGGAAAGCATCTGGAAGATTTTCCCCATTGGCAGGCAGATGGTCTTTCAGGCTTTCAGCAGATTTTACCTGGCGAGCCCCAACGGAATGCTGGGCTATGAACGGCTGCCGGGAAACATCACCTTCTCCTACCCGATCGATGGGAAAATCTATTATCAGCTTGTTTATGGAGACCTGTATTCAATGGATGCCGACGGGCTGAAGCAAAAAGTGGAGATTCCTGCGCTGCATCAGTTTCAGGTGAAATCCATCCTCAAACTTCAGGATGGTGGCCTGTTGCTCGGAACGCTGCGCAATGGTTTATATGAATGGAAAAATGGGCAATTGAACCCCATTAATAATTCGCTGAACGATGCCCTGAAAGCGGGGAAAATCAATAAAATTGCCGCCTTGCCCAATGGGCTGTTTGCCTTTGGCACCATGAAAGCAGGCCTGATTATTGCAACCCTCGACGGACAAATAAAATACCACCTCAACAGTACCAACGGGTTGCCCAATAACCGCATTCACAGTATCGAATTCAGGGATGGACACCTGTGGCTCGGCCTCGATGATGGGATCTCGGTGATTAACCTGGACTCGCCAGCAACTTATATCAATGATTTTCTTGAACAACTCGGTGCCGTTTATGACATCTGTCAGCAAGGTGATGACTATTATATTGCCACCAACCAGGGCGTATATCACGGTCGGGATATTTTCAAAAGCGGTGTGCCTGTTTTTGAACTGATGCCCAAGGCTGATGGGCAGGCGTGGAAGCTTACCGAACTGGACGGCCAGATTTGGTGCGGCCACAATGAGGGTACCTTCCTGATTTCCGATGGGAAATTTGAGCAAATTTCTGATGTGCCTGGTGGCTTTGATTTCGTCCGCAGTAAAAATCAGCCCAACATCATTTATCAGAGTGCCTACTACGGCATTGCGGTTTATAAAAAGCAGGCGGGCAAATGGAAATACTGGACAACCATTGATCAGCAACTGAAAGAGCGCACCCGAAATATTGTAGAGCAGCCCGATGGCAGTTTGATTGTTTCGACCTTCAACGACCACCTGCTGCAGGTCTTTCCTGCGGCAGATTATAAATCCGCCGAACGGGTAGTCAGTCTAAAACAACAATTTGATTTACCGAATTTATCAAACATCAGAGTGTTTAAAGTCGGTCAGGAAACGGTGGTTACAGGCAAGCACAAGGCTTTTTCCATTCAGCAGGATGGCATCGAGCCTTTGGATGCCCCACTGGCGGATGCGCATTATATTTCCAAACCCATTAAGGGCAAAATGATGATCAGCAGGAATAATCAATTGCACCTTTACGATCTCAAACAGCAGGAAGAATTACCGCTGTCCAACAATTTCAGTGAACTGGCAAATCATCTGATCTATAAATATGAACACATCAATACCCTCTCCGATTCTGTATTTGCAGTAGCCATGAGCAGTGGCGTCGCCTTCTGGAATATGAAAATGAAAGACCACTACCACCAGCCGAAAAATGTAAGCTTCACGAAGGTGGTGGCGGAAAATAAACGCAATGGTGCGCAAAAAATCATTGCGACCTCAGGCACCGCACTGCCCGACAAATACAACACCATTCGGTTCACCTTTACCGCTTTTGAGTATGGGGAACAGACCCATTATATGTACCAGCTGAAGGGGTTCAATAAATCATGGCAGGATAATGGGCTTAAAAATGACTGCGAATTTCAGAACCTTCCCTATGGCAGTTATACCTTTTTGGTGAAGGAGAAAAATGCCGATACCGCCACGGCCTACGATTTCACTATTCATGCGCCCTGGTACCTGCGCCCCGTGGCGTACCTTTTGTATATTGCGTTGTTGATTGGCCTGTTCCTTATCGGTTACAAATACCATAAAGGCAGACTGCTGGTGCAGCGAAAAAATATGCTGATTGCCGAGCGAAGGATGATTAATAAAACAAGAACGGCACATCAGGAAAAGCTTAAAGCCCTTAAAGAGCGACAGCTTCAGGAGGAAATAAAGGCCAAAAACAATGAGCTCTCCAAGCTGCTCATTCAGGACAGTAAGAAGAAAGAGATCATTGCCAACCTGCAACATCAGCTCACGGAACTACGGGACAATAAAAAGCCGCTGAAAATTCGGGATATCGAGAAACTGGACAATATCATTCACGAATCCTTCGATGAAAAAAAGGACTGGCTGGTCTTTGAATCGGCCTTCTCGGAAACCCATGAACATTTTTTCAAGCGGTTGCAGGCAAAGCACCCGAACCTGACCACCGAAGACCTGAAGCTTTGCGCCTACCTGAAGGTTAATCTGACCACCAAAGAACTGGCGCCAATTTTCAATATCACGCCCAAAAGTGTTGAGCTGAAGCGCTACCGTCTGCGGAAAAAATTGTCCTTGGAAAAGGGGCAAAGCCTGAAGGATTATATCGTCAATCTTTAA
- a CDS encoding histidine kinase: MPPFTESDNPQQYPFRKYAHMYILAILGITWTIIFRDVYLQQYLKDKMYISRTVNLGGRQRMLSQKLTKNAVLLRQVDAHEFEERKRIVQEDFEDWSQVHYDLQHGNKRLNIPSQNSAEIRAKFNELNPYFNGMSAVILDILQIPYGDPSLDAAVNKLLKVERDYLDSMDKVVFQYDHEAVQKMKKLNHLQWVMLIVALAILALEVVFIFWPTTAHIRKITDKLGESEQQAKRMYHELQGLYGKLEKAYKNEQAINSAIGKEHILGRMNPQGKLIYASKKLADWMGHERNALLIHFEDVFVTNNHEPGVLSAALSEAQSGELWHDQLLLHDADGNDLWLDVSLVPVSGNGKRVEKILILGANITTVKLLAAERATLELDEVQSAFKTHKERASFILFAQEEERKRIARDLHDGIGQMLTALKFELEAIDPYNGKRTEIKLAELRQPLRDLIIEVRRISHNLNPNVLTDYGLIPALRNFAKEMTQYSGKSIIFENQSGFNQRLSQITETNLYRIVQEAVNNALKYSEGECIEIVVAHNRTDLTIVIKDNGEGFDLSSVKEGNGLGNIRERTSYANGQCEIITSPTNGTQITVKVPI; encoded by the coding sequence ATGCCTCCCTTTACAGAATCAGACAACCCTCAACAGTATCCTTTCAGGAAATATGCCCACATGTATATCCTGGCGATTCTCGGAATCACCTGGACGATCATCTTCAGGGATGTGTATTTACAACAATACCTGAAGGACAAAATGTACATCTCCAGAACGGTTAACCTCGGGGGGCGGCAACGGATGCTGTCGCAGAAGCTTACCAAAAATGCCGTCTTGCTTCGGCAGGTGGACGCCCATGAGTTCGAGGAGCGTAAACGGATTGTTCAGGAGGATTTTGAGGACTGGTCGCAGGTGCATTATGACCTTCAGCATGGAAACAAACGACTCAATATCCCTTCCCAAAACTCTGCGGAAATTCGGGCGAAATTCAATGAACTCAATCCCTACTTCAATGGGATGTCGGCAGTGATTCTTGATATTCTGCAAATTCCCTATGGCGACCCTTCACTTGATGCGGCCGTGAATAAATTACTGAAAGTCGAGCGGGATTATTTGGACTCGATGGATAAAGTGGTGTTTCAGTATGACCACGAGGCGGTGCAGAAAATGAAGAAGCTCAACCATCTGCAATGGGTGATGCTCATTGTAGCCCTGGCGATTCTCGCGCTGGAGGTGGTGTTCATTTTTTGGCCTACCACTGCCCATATCAGGAAGATTACAGACAAACTTGGGGAGTCGGAGCAGCAGGCCAAGCGGATGTACCATGAGTTGCAGGGGCTCTATGGCAAGCTTGAGAAGGCTTACAAAAATGAGCAGGCGATCAATAGTGCAATCGGTAAGGAGCATATTCTTGGGCGGATGAATCCGCAGGGAAAATTGATTTACGCCAGCAAAAAACTCGCCGACTGGATGGGGCATGAGCGCAATGCTTTGCTGATTCATTTTGAAGATGTGTTTGTGACCAATAACCATGAGCCTGGGGTACTTTCGGCCGCCCTTTCCGAAGCGCAGTCGGGAGAATTATGGCACGATCAGTTGTTGCTCCATGATGCAGACGGCAACGATCTTTGGCTGGATGTGAGCCTGGTGCCCGTATCCGGCAATGGCAAAAGGGTGGAGAAAATTCTTATTCTTGGCGCAAATATCACGACCGTAAAATTGCTCGCCGCCGAACGGGCTACCCTCGAGCTCGATGAGGTGCAATCGGCCTTCAAGACCCATAAAGAACGGGCTTCTTTTATTCTTTTTGCCCAGGAAGAGGAGCGCAAGCGCATTGCCCGTGACCTGCACGATGGCATAGGGCAGATGCTCACCGCCCTGAAATTTGAACTCGAAGCCATTGACCCTTATAATGGGAAAAGGACGGAAATCAAGCTTGCGGAACTTCGGCAGCCCCTCCGTGATTTGATCATCGAAGTACGTAGAATTTCGCATAACCTAAATCCTAATGTATTGACAGACTATGGGTTAATTCCTGCACTACGTAATTTCGCTAAGGAAATGACGCAATACTCCGGGAAAAGCATTATCTTTGAAAATCAGTCGGGTTTTAACCAGCGACTGAGCCAAATCACCGAAACAAACCTGTACAGAATTGTGCAGGAGGCGGTGAATAATGCCTTGAAATACAGTGAAGGTGAATGCATTGAAATTGTGGTTGCCCATAACCGTACCGACCTGACCATAGTTATAAAGGATAATGGGGAAGGATTCGACCTGTCGTCGGTAAAAGAAGGCAACGGCCTGGGGAATATCCGTGAGCGTACCAGCTATGCCAACGGGCAATGTGAAATCATTACCTCACCAACAAATGGAACCCAAATAACTGTTAAAGTACCTATTTAA
- a CDS encoding response regulator transcription factor, whose protein sequence is MMKKIRILLVDDHTLVRNGIKALLSDDDRFEVVGEAGDGQEALKNADLLQPDIVLMDIRMPVMNGLEAAKLMKNYAAQAKVVMLSMHHDEDYVLQAVQVGAFGYLLKDIVKADFINALLQVSEGHKYFAPAVSEVLVNSMQRKGNSISNTTGSKPTPLGKKDFGLTKRELQVLSALSEGKSNSEMAEVFNLSQRTVETHRFNIMKKVGVKNVLELLNVARKEGILDY, encoded by the coding sequence ATGATGAAAAAAATACGTATTCTATTGGTCGATGACCACACTTTAGTACGTAATGGAATCAAGGCGCTATTGAGCGACGATGATCGGTTTGAAGTGGTAGGAGAGGCTGGTGACGGGCAGGAAGCACTGAAAAATGCGGACTTGTTACAGCCTGATATCGTGTTGATGGACATACGTATGCCTGTGATGAATGGACTTGAGGCGGCAAAGCTGATGAAGAATTATGCTGCTCAGGCGAAAGTAGTAATGCTTTCGATGCATCATGATGAAGACTATGTGTTGCAGGCGGTTCAGGTGGGCGCTTTTGGCTACCTGCTCAAAGATATTGTCAAGGCCGATTTTATCAATGCATTGCTACAGGTCTCTGAAGGGCATAAATATTTTGCCCCAGCGGTTTCCGAAGTGTTGGTGAATTCCATGCAACGCAAGGGGAACAGTATCAGCAATACTACAGGAAGCAAGCCCACACCATTAGGGAAAAAAGATTTCGGGCTCACCAAAAGAGAGCTGCAAGTTTTAAGTGCACTTTCAGAGGGGAAGTCCAACAGCGAAATGGCCGAAGTATTCAACCTCAGCCAGCGAACAGTTGAAACCCACCGATTCAATATCATGAAAAAGGTAGGGGTGAAGAATGTCCTCGAATTGTTGAATGTCGCAAGAAAAGAAGGCATCCTTGACTATTAA
- the nirB gene encoding nitrite reductase large subunit NirB, producing MKNLIIIGNGMVSYKFCEQLADAGGLSEFAVTIFGEEPRAAYDRVHLSEYFSHYDASKLAMAPDSFYADHGINLKLGTMVTKVDPETKTVTTSANEQYTYDELVFATGSSAFVPPIPGTEAKGVFVYRTIEDLEQITTYAKTCKSGAVIGGGLLGLEAAKAVRDLGLSAQVVEFAPRLMPRQLDQGASDILQTQIEQLGVEVLLSKATKQIVAEGDKVVRMDFADETSLQTDMVVISAGIRPRDELAKAAGITVHQRGGIVVNDQMETSLSGVYAIGECANYAECVFGLVAPGYDMAKVLVEKLMGRKKDFTFPDMSTKLKLIGVGVASFGDALLEAPEAQVMVYSDARQGLYQRLNISADGKKLLGGILVGDTEAYGMLLQTTQLGLKLPEDPRSLLWAGSSEGGNSGMSLMDLPDEAVICSCEAVTKGQLVTAVKEGTEDLASLKTCTKGGTGCGGCVPQIKEILDGTLASMGKEVKQVICEHFDYSRQEILDLIKVKKIKSFDELITAHGTGTGCEICKPLVASVLASTWNDMILKNNASLQDTNDRFLANIQKGGTYSVVPRIPAGEITPEKLIVIGEVAKKYSLYTKITGGQRIDLFGARMEDLPSIWSELIDAGFESGHAYAKSLRTVKSCVGKAWCRYGVQDSVAMAIRLEERYKGLRSPHKLKSGVSACIRECAEARGKDFGLIATEKGWNLYICGNGGITPKHAWLLASDLDDDTAIKYIDRFLMFYIRTAEPLTRTSKWFTDLEGGEAYVKDVVINDSLGICAELEAEMQSVVDSFQCEWKSVVEDENMRKQFAPFVNTDASDDTVEFVDVRGQKAPKPW from the coding sequence ATGAAAAACCTCATCATCATTGGAAATGGGATGGTCAGTTACAAATTCTGTGAACAACTGGCCGACGCAGGAGGGTTGTCTGAATTTGCAGTCACCATCTTTGGAGAAGAGCCGCGCGCCGCTTACGATCGGGTGCACCTTAGTGAATATTTCAGTCACTATGATGCTTCCAAACTGGCCATGGCGCCAGATAGTTTCTATGCCGATCATGGTATTAATCTGAAACTGGGCACAATGGTTACCAAGGTAGATCCTGAAACAAAAACAGTCACCACCTCAGCGAATGAGCAATACACCTATGATGAACTGGTGTTTGCAACAGGTTCGTCCGCTTTCGTGCCACCAATTCCAGGTACAGAGGCAAAAGGTGTTTTTGTGTACCGTACCATTGAAGATCTTGAGCAAATTACCACCTATGCAAAAACTTGCAAGTCAGGGGCGGTAATTGGTGGAGGTTTACTTGGCCTTGAGGCAGCAAAAGCAGTTCGCGACCTGGGTTTATCGGCTCAGGTGGTAGAATTTGCACCTCGCCTGATGCCAAGACAGCTTGATCAGGGCGCTTCAGATATTCTGCAGACGCAGATTGAACAGCTTGGGGTGGAAGTTTTGCTGAGCAAGGCAACCAAGCAGATTGTTGCTGAAGGCGATAAAGTAGTACGTATGGATTTCGCCGATGAAACAAGCCTGCAAACGGACATGGTGGTGATTTCTGCGGGTATCCGTCCTCGTGATGAGCTGGCAAAAGCGGCAGGGATTACCGTGCATCAGCGTGGTGGTATTGTGGTTAACGATCAGATGGAAACGTCACTGAGCGGGGTGTACGCCATAGGGGAGTGTGCCAATTATGCGGAATGTGTTTTCGGCCTGGTAGCACCGGGTTACGATATGGCCAAGGTGCTGGTAGAAAAACTGATGGGACGGAAGAAAGATTTCACCTTCCCGGATATGTCCACAAAACTGAAATTGATAGGTGTGGGTGTGGCCAGCTTTGGCGATGCACTGCTCGAAGCGCCAGAGGCACAGGTGATGGTGTATTCTGATGCCCGTCAGGGCTTGTATCAGCGACTGAACATTTCTGCTGACGGTAAGAAATTGCTCGGCGGGATTTTGGTCGGCGATACCGAAGCTTATGGCATGTTACTGCAAACCACCCAACTCGGACTGAAATTGCCAGAGGATCCAAGGTCATTGCTTTGGGCGGGTAGTTCAGAAGGCGGCAATTCAGGAATGTCGCTGATGGATCTGCCAGATGAAGCGGTGATTTGTTCTTGCGAGGCCGTGACCAAAGGGCAGCTTGTAACAGCGGTGAAAGAAGGTACGGAAGACCTTGCGAGCCTTAAAACCTGTACCAAAGGAGGTACGGGCTGTGGAGGTTGTGTGCCGCAAATCAAAGAAATTCTTGATGGTACTTTGGCCAGTATGGGTAAGGAAGTCAAGCAGGTGATTTGTGAGCATTTCGATTACTCCCGTCAGGAAATCCTTGACCTGATCAAAGTGAAAAAAATCAAGTCTTTCGATGAACTGATTACGGCTCACGGTACTGGAACTGGCTGTGAGATTTGTAAGCCATTGGTGGCGAGTGTGCTGGCAAGTACATGGAATGACATGATTCTAAAGAATAATGCTTCTTTGCAGGATACCAACGACCGCTTTTTGGCCAACATCCAAAAAGGTGGAACTTATTCGGTTGTGCCAAGAATCCCTGCAGGGGAAATTACGCCCGAGAAACTGATTGTTATTGGAGAGGTAGCGAAAAAATACAGCCTGTACACCAAAATTACTGGTGGGCAGCGTATTGACCTTTTCGGCGCACGCATGGAGGATCTTCCTTCGATTTGGAGTGAGCTGATTGATGCCGGTTTTGAAAGTGGGCACGCTTATGCGAAGTCACTGAGAACCGTGAAAAGTTGTGTGGGGAAAGCTTGGTGTCGCTATGGTGTTCAGGATTCTGTAGCGATGGCCATCCGTTTGGAAGAGCGTTACAAAGGGTTGCGTTCGCCACACAAACTTAAATCGGGGGTGTCGGCCTGTATTCGTGAATGTGCCGAGGCAAGAGGGAAAGATTTTGGACTGATTGCGACAGAAAAAGGCTGGAACCTTTACATCTGTGGTAATGGCGGAATTACCCCGAAACATGCCTGGTTGCTGGCTTCGGATCTTGATGATGATACGGCGATAAAATACATCGACCGATTCCTGATGTTTTACATCCGTACCGCAGAACCACTGACCCGTACGTCGAAATGGTTTACCGATCTTGAAGGCGGTGAGGCTTATGTAAAAGATGTGGTGATCAATGATTCTCTCGGGATTTGTGCCGAGCTCGAAGCGGAAATGCAATCGGTAGTGGATTCCTTCCAGTGCGAATGGAAATCTGTGGTGGAGGATGAAAATATGCGCAAGCAATTTGCTCCTTTCGTTAATACGGACGCTTCCGACGATACCGTAGAATTTGTAGATGTGCGCGGACAGAAAGCGCCAAAACCTTGGTAA
- the nirD gene encoding nitrite reductase small subunit NirD, producing the protein MNKWVNVGTAEDFISGLGRAVLIDGRQIAVFYCGTTKRFYASDNMCPHKQQMILARGIIGDKKGEPMVACPFHKKAFSLEDGRNLQGEALHISIYEIKEEDAKVWVSVPVDQEVAV; encoded by the coding sequence ATGAACAAATGGGTAAATGTCGGCACTGCCGAAGACTTTATTAGTGGATTGGGACGCGCTGTATTAATCGACGGTCGTCAAATCGCAGTTTTCTATTGTGGCACAACCAAGCGTTTTTATGCTTCGGACAATATGTGCCCGCATAAACAACAAATGATTTTAGCGAGAGGAATTATTGGTGACAAAAAAGGGGAACCGATGGTTGCCTGTCCTTTCCATAAAAAGGCGTTCTCGCTGGAGGATGGCCGAAATTTACAAGGCGAAGCACTTCATATTTCGATCTATGAGATCAAGGAAGAAGATGCTAAAGTCTGGGTGAGTGTTCCTGTTGATCAGGAAGTCGCTGTTTAG